A stretch of the Pan troglodytes isolate AG18354 chromosome 20, NHGRI_mPanTro3-v2.0_pri, whole genome shotgun sequence genome encodes the following:
- the KLK14 gene encoding kallikrein-14 isoform X2: MSLRVLGSGTWPSAPKMFLLLTALQVLAIAMTQSQEDENKIIGGYTCTQSSQPWQAALLAGPRRRFLCGGALLSDQWVITAAHCGRPILQVALGKHNLRRWEATQQVLRVVRQVTHPNYNSRTHDNDLMLLRLQQPTRIGRAVRPIEVTQACASPGTSCRVSGWGTISSPIARYPASLQCVNINISPDEVCQKAYPRTITPGMVCAGVPQGGKDSCQGDSGGPLVCRGQLQGLVSWGMERCALPGYPGVYTNLCKYRSWIEETMRDK; the protein is encoded by the exons ATGTCCCTGAGGGTCTTGGGCTCTGG GACCTGGCCCTCAGCCCCTAAAATGTTCCTCCTGCTGACAGCACTTCAAGTCCTGGCTATAG CCATGACACAGAGCCAAGAGGATGAGAACAAGATAATTGGTGGCTATACGTGCACCCAGAGCTCCCAGCCGTGGCAGGCGGCCCTGCTGGCGGGTCCCAGGCGCCGCTTCCTCTGCGGAGGCGCCCTGCTTTCAGACCAGTGGGTCATCACTGCTGCTCACTGCGGCCGCCC GATCCTTCAGGTTGCCCTGGGCAAGCACAACCTGAGGAGGTGGGAGGCCACCCAGCAGGTGCTGCGCGTGGTTCGTCAGGTGACGCACCCCAACTACAACTCCCGGACCCACGACAACGACCTCATGCTGCTGCGGCTACAGCAGCCCACACGGATCGGGAGGGCAGTCAGGCCCATTGAGGTCACCCAGGCCTGTGCCAGCCCCGGGACCTCCTGCCGAGTGTCAGGCTGGGGAACTATATCCAGCCCCATCG CCAGGTACCCCGCCTCTCTGCAATGCGTGAACATCAACATCTCCCCGGATGAGGTGTGCCAGAAGGCCTATCCTAGAACCATCACGCCTGGCATGGTCTGTGCAGGAGTTCCCCAGGGCGGGAAGGACTCTTGTCAG GGTGACTCTGGGGGACCCCTGGTGTGCAGAGGACAGCTCCAGGGCCTTGTGTCTTGGGGAATGGAGCGCTGCGCCCTGCCTGGCTACCCCGGTGTCTACACCAACCTGTGCAAGTACCGAAGCTGGATTGAGGAAACGATGCGGGACAAATGA
- the KLK14 gene encoding kallikrein-14 isoform X1, with protein sequence MAQNERCYGGDLGGESESSPCWGNNGVNIGHVSPWVGRIEAGGLGVRPKGRGFVSFGILQTCGVESVCSSTFPTQSCPLLAMTQSQEDENKIIGGYTCTQSSQPWQAALLAGPRRRFLCGGALLSDQWVITAAHCGRPILQVALGKHNLRRWEATQQVLRVVRQVTHPNYNSRTHDNDLMLLRLQQPTRIGRAVRPIEVTQACASPGTSCRVSGWGTISSPIARYPASLQCVNINISPDEVCQKAYPRTITPGMVCAGVPQGGKDSCQGDSGGPLVCRGQLQGLVSWGMERCALPGYPGVYTNLCKYRSWIEETMRDK encoded by the exons ATGGCACAAAATGAGAGATGCTACGGAGGTGACTTGGGAGGTGAGTCAGAAAGCTCTCCGTGCTGGGGCAATAACGGGGTCAATATTGGACATGTCTCACCCTGGGTGGGACGGATAGAGGCGGGCGGTTTAGGGGTTAGACCAAAAGGAAGGGGATTTGTCAGTTTTGGAATCCTACAAACTTGTGGAGTGGAGAGTGTTTGCTCATCTACTTTCCCCACCCAATCCTGTCCACTCCTAGCCATGACACAGAGCCAAGAGGATGAGAACAAGATAATTGGTGGCTATACGTGCACCCAGAGCTCCCAGCCGTGGCAGGCGGCCCTGCTGGCGGGTCCCAGGCGCCGCTTCCTCTGCGGAGGCGCCCTGCTTTCAGACCAGTGGGTCATCACTGCTGCTCACTGCGGCCGCCC GATCCTTCAGGTTGCCCTGGGCAAGCACAACCTGAGGAGGTGGGAGGCCACCCAGCAGGTGCTGCGCGTGGTTCGTCAGGTGACGCACCCCAACTACAACTCCCGGACCCACGACAACGACCTCATGCTGCTGCGGCTACAGCAGCCCACACGGATCGGGAGGGCAGTCAGGCCCATTGAGGTCACCCAGGCCTGTGCCAGCCCCGGGACCTCCTGCCGAGTGTCAGGCTGGGGAACTATATCCAGCCCCATCG CCAGGTACCCCGCCTCTCTGCAATGCGTGAACATCAACATCTCCCCGGATGAGGTGTGCCAGAAGGCCTATCCTAGAACCATCACGCCTGGCATGGTCTGTGCAGGAGTTCCCCAGGGCGGGAAGGACTCTTGTCAG GGTGACTCTGGGGGACCCCTGGTGTGCAGAGGACAGCTCCAGGGCCTTGTGTCTTGGGGAATGGAGCGCTGCGCCCTGCCTGGCTACCCCGGTGTCTACACCAACCTGTGCAAGTACCGAAGCTGGATTGAGGAAACGATGCGGGACAAATGA
- the CTU1 gene encoding cytoplasmic tRNA 2-thiolation protein 1, with protein MPAPPCASCHAARAALRRPLSGQALCGACFCAAFEAEVLHTVLAGRLLPPGAVVAVGASGGKDSTVLAHVLRALAPRLGISLQLVAVDEGIGGYRDAALAAVRRQAARWELPLTVVAYEDLFGGWTMDAVARSTAGSGRSRSCCTFCGVLRRRALEEGARRVGATHIVTGHNADDMAETVLMNFLRGDAGRLARGGGLGSPGEGGALPRCRPLQFASQKEVVLYAHFRRLDYFSEECVYAPEAFRGHARDLLKRLEAARPSAVLDLVHSAERLALAPAARPPRPGACSRCGALASRTLCQACALLDGLNRGRPRLAIGKGRRGLDEEATPGTPGDPARPPASKAVPTF; from the exons ATGCCCGCCCCGCCTTGCGCCTCCTGCCATGCTGCACGTGCCGCCCTCCGCCGTCCGCTCTCGGGCCAAGCGCTGTGCGGTGCCTGCTTCTGCGCCGCCTTCGAGGCCGAGGTGCTGCACACGGTGCTCGCCGGCCGCCTGCTGCCGCCCGGCGCGGTGGTGGCCGTGGGCGCCTCGGGCGGCAAGGACTCCACGGTGCTGGCGCACGTGCTGCGCGCGCTGGCGCCGCGCCTGGGCATCTCACTGCAGCTCGTGGCCGTCGATGAGGGCATCGGTGGCTACCGGGACGCGGCGCTGGCGGCCGTGCGGCGCCAGGCGGCGCGCTGGGAGCTGCCGCTCACGGTCGTGGCCTACGAAGACCTCTTTGGGGGCTGGACGATGGACGCCGTGGCCCGCAGCACAGCCGGCTCCGGCCGCAGCCGCTCCTGCTGCACCTTCTGTGGAGTGCTGCGGCGCCGGGCGCTGGAGGAAGGAGCGCGCCGCGTGGGAGCCACGCACATCGTGACAG GTCACAACGCCGACGACATGGCGGAGACCGTGCTCATGAACTTCCTACGGGGCGAcgcggggcggctggcccggggCGGGGGCCTGGGCTCTCCCGGCGAGGGGGGCGCCCTGCCGCGCTGCCGCCCGCTGCAGTTCGCCTCGCAGAAGGAGGTGGTGCTGTACGCGCACTTCCGCCGCCTCGACTACTTCTCCGAGGAGTGCGTCTACGCGCCCGAGGCCTTCCGCGGCCACGCCCGGGACCTGCTCAAGCGCCTGGAGGCTGCGCGGCCGTCGGCGGTGCTGGACCTCGTGCACTCGGCCGAGCGCCTGGCGCTGGCCCCGGCCGCGCGGCCCCCGCGCCCCGGCGCCTGCTCCCGCTGTGGGGCGCTGGCCAGCCGCACGCTCTGCCAGGCCTGCGCGCTCCTGGACGGCCTGAACCGCGGCCGGCCCCGCCTGGCCATCGGCAAGGGCCGCCGGGGTCTGGACGAGGAGGCGACGCCGGGGACGCCCGGGGATCCGGCCCGGCCCCCCGCCTCCAAGGCCGTCCCCACCTTCTAG
- the KLK14 gene encoding kallikrein-14 isoform X3 gives MAQNERCYGGDLGGESESSPCWGNNGVNIGHVSPWVGRIEAGGLGVRPKGRGFVSFGILQTCGVESVCSSTFPTQSCPLLAMTQSQEDENKIIGGYTCTQSSQPWQAALLAGPRRRFLCGGALLSDQWVITAAHCGRPILQVALGKHNLRRWEATQQVLRVVRQVTHPNYNSRTHDNDLMLLRLQQPTRIGRAVRPIEVTQACASPGTSCRVSGWGTISSPIGTPPLCNA, from the exons ATGGCACAAAATGAGAGATGCTACGGAGGTGACTTGGGAGGTGAGTCAGAAAGCTCTCCGTGCTGGGGCAATAACGGGGTCAATATTGGACATGTCTCACCCTGGGTGGGACGGATAGAGGCGGGCGGTTTAGGGGTTAGACCAAAAGGAAGGGGATTTGTCAGTTTTGGAATCCTACAAACTTGTGGAGTGGAGAGTGTTTGCTCATCTACTTTCCCCACCCAATCCTGTCCACTCCTAGCCATGACACAGAGCCAAGAGGATGAGAACAAGATAATTGGTGGCTATACGTGCACCCAGAGCTCCCAGCCGTGGCAGGCGGCCCTGCTGGCGGGTCCCAGGCGCCGCTTCCTCTGCGGAGGCGCCCTGCTTTCAGACCAGTGGGTCATCACTGCTGCTCACTGCGGCCGCCC GATCCTTCAGGTTGCCCTGGGCAAGCACAACCTGAGGAGGTGGGAGGCCACCCAGCAGGTGCTGCGCGTGGTTCGTCAGGTGACGCACCCCAACTACAACTCCCGGACCCACGACAACGACCTCATGCTGCTGCGGCTACAGCAGCCCACACGGATCGGGAGGGCAGTCAGGCCCATTGAGGTCACCCAGGCCTGTGCCAGCCCCGGGACCTCCTGCCGAGTGTCAGGCTGGGGAACTATATCCAGCCCCATCG GTACCCCGCCTCTCTGCAATGCGTGA